From Salinicoccus roseus, one genomic window encodes:
- a CDS encoding NAD-dependent succinate-semialdehyde dehydrogenase — protein sequence MSEEIIVMNPATGEEVDRVKKESREDIERKIDKAHEMFKQYRKKNAHDRSALLVRWAELIRENKDEIAELITKENGKPLKEAAGEVEYACSYIDYYAEEGKRVYGRTIPQHEDDVRLVVTKQPIGVVAAITPWNFPVAMMARKAAPAVAAGCTFIVKPASETPLSAIRFLDLALEAGFEEGVIQYVTASGKDVGEVFSHSEKIMKLTFTGSTAVGKTLMEGAASTVKNITMELGGHAPLVVNKDADLDMAVEHAVATKFRNSGQTCVCANRFYVHEDVAEAFSQKFADRVKTLKVGNGLDEGVEVGPMINEDGYDKVMRHISDAKDKGGQVTAGGEGSKDAGYFIEPTVITGATDDMLIMNEETFGPVAPIQTFATLDEAIEKANDTEYGLAAYFFTESYRDGIRLQEGLDFGVLGWNNGKPSAAHIPFGGLKESGIGREGGPEGIEPYLETKITSMKI from the coding sequence ATGTCTGAAGAAATAATCGTGATGAACCCGGCTACCGGGGAAGAGGTTGATCGGGTCAAGAAGGAAAGCAGGGAAGACATCGAAAGGAAGATCGACAAAGCGCACGAGATGTTCAAGCAGTACAGGAAGAAGAATGCGCATGACCGCAGTGCACTGCTGGTCAGGTGGGCTGAACTCATCAGGGAGAATAAAGACGAAATCGCAGAATTGATCACAAAGGAGAACGGCAAGCCGCTCAAGGAAGCTGCAGGAGAAGTGGAGTATGCATGCAGCTATATCGACTACTATGCCGAAGAGGGGAAAAGGGTGTATGGCCGGACGATTCCACAGCACGAAGATGATGTCCGCCTGGTCGTCACCAAACAGCCGATCGGCGTGGTTGCAGCCATTACGCCATGGAACTTCCCCGTCGCTATGATGGCCAGGAAAGCCGCGCCGGCGGTGGCGGCAGGATGTACATTCATCGTCAAGCCCGCCAGTGAAACGCCGCTGTCCGCCATCAGATTCCTCGACCTTGCACTGGAGGCGGGCTTCGAGGAAGGGGTCATCCAGTATGTGACGGCATCCGGCAAGGACGTCGGAGAGGTATTCTCCCACTCGGAAAAAATTATGAAGCTGACATTCACAGGCTCGACCGCCGTCGGCAAGACACTGATGGAGGGCGCGGCATCCACAGTGAAGAACATCACGATGGAACTCGGCGGCCACGCCCCGCTTGTAGTCAACAAGGATGCAGACCTCGATATGGCTGTTGAGCACGCGGTGGCCACGAAGTTCAGGAATTCCGGGCAGACATGTGTCTGTGCCAACAGGTTCTATGTGCATGAAGATGTCGCAGAAGCATTCAGCCAGAAGTTTGCGGACCGTGTGAAGACGCTCAAGGTCGGCAATGGACTCGACGAAGGTGTTGAAGTGGGGCCGATGATCAATGAGGATGGTTACGATAAGGTCATGAGGCACATCAGTGATGCGAAGGATAAAGGCGGTCAGGTCACAGCCGGCGGCGAAGGCAGCAAGGATGCCGGATACTTCATCGAACCGACGGTCATTACAGGCGCTACGGACGATATGCTCATCATGAACGAGGAAACGTTCGGGCCTGTCGCGCCGATCCAGACATTCGCGACCCTCGATGAGGCAATAGAGAAGGCTAATGATACCGAATACGGCCTCGCGGCATACTTCTTCACTGAGAGCTACCGTGATGGCATCAGGTTGCAGGAAGGCCTTGATTTCGGTGTGCTCGGATGGAATAACGGGAAGCCGAGCGCAGCACACATTCCGTTCGGCGGCCTGAAGGAAAGCGGCATCGGCCGTGAAGGCGGACCGGAAGGCATCGAGCCGTATCTTGAAACAAAAATCACTTCAATGAAGATATAG
- the metK gene encoding methionine adenosyltransferase encodes MAERRLFTSESVTEGHPDKIADQISDAILDEILKGDPHARVACETVVNTGMALIVGEISTNTYVDIPKIVRETVKDIGYVLAKYGYDYKTMSVLTGIDEQSSDIAQGVNNAVETRETEAVSTGAGDQGLMFGFACDETEELMPLPIALAHKLSRRLTEARKENIIDYLRPDGKTQVTVEYDENDEVKRVDTIVISTQHHEEVEKETIQRDLIEHVIREVVPAELLDEETKYIINPTGRFVIGGPQGDAGLTGRKIIVDTYGGYARHGGGAFSGKDPTKVDRSAAYAARYIAKNIVAAGIASKCEIQLAYAIGVSEPVSISVDTFGTSSYSEADIVTVIRRLFNLSPDGIIDMLDLRRPIYRNTASYGHFGREDHDFPWEKLDKAAQLKEELSTIKVN; translated from the coding sequence ATGGCAGAGCGTAGACTTTTCACTTCCGAATCTGTAACGGAAGGTCATCCGGATAAGATCGCAGATCAGATATCCGATGCAATACTGGACGAAATACTGAAGGGGGATCCGCACGCACGGGTCGCCTGTGAAACTGTAGTGAATACCGGCATGGCATTGATCGTTGGAGAAATAAGCACAAACACCTATGTGGACATCCCGAAGATAGTGCGGGAGACGGTGAAGGATATCGGTTATGTCCTTGCCAAATACGGCTACGACTATAAGACGATGTCGGTCCTGACGGGCATAGATGAGCAGTCCTCGGATATCGCCCAGGGGGTGAACAACGCAGTTGAGACGCGGGAGACCGAGGCGGTCTCCACCGGAGCAGGGGACCAGGGTCTGATGTTCGGCTTTGCGTGTGATGAGACTGAAGAGCTGATGCCTCTGCCGATCGCCCTTGCCCACAAGCTTTCAAGGCGCCTCACTGAAGCGCGCAAGGAGAATATCATCGACTACCTGAGGCCGGACGGCAAGACGCAGGTCACCGTCGAATATGACGAGAATGACGAGGTCAAGCGGGTGGATACGATCGTCATCTCGACGCAGCACCATGAAGAGGTGGAGAAGGAGACGATCCAGCGTGATCTGATCGAGCACGTCATCCGTGAGGTCGTTCCGGCTGAACTGCTTGATGAAGAAACGAAATATATCATCAATCCGACAGGGCGCTTCGTCATCGGCGGCCCGCAGGGCGACGCCGGACTGACTGGAAGGAAGATCATCGTGGATACCTACGGCGGCTACGCACGCCACGGCGGGGGAGCCTTCAGCGGCAAGGACCCGACCAAGGTCGACCGCTCTGCAGCCTATGCAGCACGGTACATCGCCAAGAACATCGTGGCTGCAGGCATTGCTTCGAAATGCGAAATCCAGCTGGCATATGCAATCGGGGTCAGCGAACCCGTTTCAATATCCGTGGATACATTCGGCACCTCCTCCTACAGCGAGGCGGACATCGTCACGGTCATCAGAAGGCTCTTCAACCTTTCACCGGACGGCATCATAGACATGCTCGACCTGCGCCGTCCGATATACAGGAATACTGCAAGCTACGGCCACTTCGGCCGCGAAGATCATGATTTCCCGTGGGAAAAGCTGGATAAGGCAGCGCAGCTGAAAGAGGAACTCTCGACGATTAAGGTGAACTAG
- the menE gene encoding o-succinylbenzoate--CoA ligase, which translates to MYNWLESRAREMPEKPAVIFEGKAVTFFELHETAVEMKGRLMALDRRRIAFFIGNTLDAVYAIHGAMLAGIEIVMINTRLTGREIAAQLDGIDVDTVVATEPVVLEGYRVYTWEDIRNMAPVSGRSGASSGSGILSIMFTSGTTGRAKAVTQSYDNHYASALGCEDRFGYTEDSMWMNINPIYHISGFSVLLRSVIRGCTMVLIEKFEEEKIWRTISEYGVTHTSMVPIMLKRLMDHEIPDHRLEGVLLGGAGVTSDILRRALSMGLPVYNSFGMTETCSQIVSIAPDDPKILDGTVGKPLGNIDIKIDDSSDGELLVRGGPVTGGYLNAGMEVSDGYFRTGDMGRIDEAGYLYILDRRKDLIISGGENVYPKEIEDAINTHPGVANAAAVKRKDPEWGEVPILLVEPVEGSVLKTADLFAHLGERLARYKLPKEIHHVDRIIMTSTGKVSRAQNQHAYNTKRSSNH; encoded by the coding sequence ATGTACAATTGGTTGGAATCCCGGGCCCGGGAGATGCCTGAAAAACCGGCAGTCATATTCGAAGGCAAGGCGGTCACCTTCTTTGAGCTGCACGAAACGGCAGTTGAAATGAAGGGGCGCCTCATGGCGCTGGACCGGAGGCGCATAGCATTCTTCATCGGCAATACGCTGGATGCAGTATATGCAATCCATGGAGCCATGCTGGCCGGCATCGAAATTGTGATGATCAATACCCGTCTGACCGGGCGGGAGATCGCAGCCCAGCTGGATGGCATCGATGTGGATACGGTCGTGGCCACCGAGCCTGTCGTACTGGAAGGGTACAGGGTGTACACATGGGAGGATATCCGGAACATGGCGCCCGTTTCCGGCAGAAGCGGGGCATCATCCGGCAGTGGTATCCTGTCGATCATGTTCACATCCGGCACGACGGGCCGGGCGAAGGCCGTCACCCAGAGCTATGACAACCACTATGCTTCAGCGCTCGGCTGTGAGGACCGCTTCGGCTACACGGAGGACAGCATGTGGATGAACATCAATCCCATCTACCACATTTCAGGGTTCTCCGTGCTGCTGCGTTCGGTCATACGGGGCTGCACCATGGTGCTCATCGAAAAGTTTGAAGAGGAGAAGATCTGGCGGACCATTTCTGAATATGGTGTGACCCACACCAGCATGGTGCCGATCATGCTGAAGCGGCTGATGGACCATGAGATTCCGGACCACCGTCTGGAGGGCGTCCTCCTCGGCGGAGCCGGCGTCACGAGCGATATACTGCGCCGTGCACTTTCCATGGGACTGCCGGTCTACAACTCCTTCGGCATGACCGAAACTTGCTCCCAGATCGTCTCCATCGCCCCGGACGACCCGAAGATCCTCGACGGTACAGTAGGGAAGCCGCTCGGCAACATCGACATCAAGATCGATGACAGCAGTGATGGTGAACTGCTCGTGCGTGGCGGCCCCGTTACAGGGGGATACCTGAATGCCGGAATGGAAGTGTCTGACGGGTATTTCAGGACCGGCGACATGGGCCGGATCGATGAGGCGGGCTACCTCTATATATTGGACAGGCGTAAGGATCTGATCATCAGCGGTGGCGAGAATGTCTATCCGAAAGAGATAGAGGATGCCATCAACACCCATCCCGGCGTAGCGAATGCCGCAGCCGTCAAACGGAAGGACCCCGAGTGGGGGGAGGTTCCGATACTGCTTGTGGAACCCGTTGAAGGGTCGGTACTGAAGACTGCCGACCTGTTTGCCCATCTCGGCGAGAGGCTTGCCAGATACAAGCTGCCGAAGGAGATCCATCATGTCGACCGTATCATCATGACGTCGACGGGCAAAGTATCGAGGGCGCAGAACCAGCACGCCTATAATACGAAAAGGAGCAGCAACCATTAG
- a CDS encoding nuclease-related domain-containing protein — MNTEIFTDPIVIALAVLLLAIAIAFLVYYLKHRNRVNALKEEYGKEKESLVEKYESDNEEQRLEYRKEVSSLNEKYHNDTTLLNNKLSSLRQFTVDKGEYLTDLSLIQLKDRLVRDEKIRETDMYILSNVYLPSRNYTNTRKIDHLVLTRTGIYLIDSKYWKGHILHGVDESNFEQLPYIESFFDLLDLDKSKEQTLIFEKSDDKNVSVNYYNDTIEETKISAEKLKNVFKLEYDVVPMLYFNPQDNGNYSISNYSNDPSIKVLVGEEELENFFLKYVFHGRFQYTVKDLDEIAEAIFQLNP, encoded by the coding sequence ATGAATACGGAAATTTTCACTGACCCAATCGTCATTGCGCTGGCGGTACTGCTGCTTGCCATTGCCATCGCTTTCCTGGTCTATTACCTCAAGCATAGAAACAGGGTCAACGCGCTCAAAGAGGAGTATGGCAAGGAAAAGGAAAGCCTCGTAGAGAAGTATGAATCCGACAATGAAGAGCAGCGTCTCGAGTATAGGAAGGAAGTATCTTCGCTGAACGAAAAGTACCATAATGATACGACCCTGCTCAACAACAAGCTCTCCAGCCTGCGTCAGTTCACGGTGGACAAGGGGGAGTACCTGACCGACCTCTCGCTGATCCAATTGAAAGATCGTCTTGTACGTGATGAGAAGATCAGGGAAACGGACATGTATATACTGTCCAACGTCTATCTGCCATCAAGGAACTATACAAATACACGCAAGATCGACCATCTAGTGCTTACACGCACCGGCATCTATCTGATCGATTCCAAGTATTGGAAGGGTCATATACTGCACGGCGTGGATGAAAGCAACTTCGAGCAGCTGCCATATATCGAGTCGTTCTTCGACCTTCTGGATCTCGACAAGTCGAAGGAGCAGACGCTGATCTTCGAAAAGTCGGATGATAAGAATGTATCGGTCAACTACTATAATGACACCATAGAAGAGACGAAGATTTCGGCCGAGAAGCTGAAGAACGTCTTCAAGCTCGAATATGATGTCGTGCCGATGCTGTACTTCAATCCGCAGGACAACGGAAACTACTCCATCAGCAACTACTCCAATGATCCATCCATAAAAGTCCTTGTCGGTGAGGAGGAGCTCGAGAACTTCTTCCTGAAGTATGTCTTCCATGGAAGGTTCCAGTACACCGTCAAAGATCTGGATGAGATTGCAGAGGCGATCTTCCAACTGAATCCGTAA
- the yidD gene encoding membrane protein insertion efficiency factor YidD: MKTVVLYMMRFYQKAISPMFPPSCRFYPTCSNYGIEAVQEHGALKGSFMAVKRILKCHPFHPGGYDPVPLNPKNYEKKEQ, encoded by the coding sequence ATGAAAACAGTGGTTTTATATATGATGCGGTTCTACCAGAAGGCCATCTCCCCCATGTTTCCGCCGAGCTGCCGCTTCTACCCGACATGCTCCAACTACGGGATTGAAGCCGTGCAGGAACACGGGGCGTTGAAGGGCAGCTTCATGGCCGTCAAGCGCATCCTCAAGTGCCACCCCTTCCATCCGGGGGGATATGACCCCGTCCCGCTGAATCCGAAGAACTATGAGAAAAAGGAGCAGTGA
- the ytkD gene encoding RNA deprotection pyrophosphohydrolase has product MLEFKDQSGRKVTLEFEYTNDMDHILAICMMDGKYLFTDHKVRGIEFPGGKIESGESAEEAVHREVFEETGASIGNMQFIGVYTVHDEVRPFVKGVYLAEVADMFFKCEYMETYGPALYKAVEDIPEERRSFLLDDPCIDYLYQKSRNEDQFK; this is encoded by the coding sequence ATGCTTGAATTTAAAGACCAGAGCGGCCGAAAAGTGACGCTCGAATTCGAATATACAAACGACATGGATCATATCCTTGCCATCTGCATGATGGACGGCAAATATCTCTTCACCGACCACAAGGTGCGGGGCATAGAATTCCCGGGTGGAAAGATAGAGTCCGGGGAGAGTGCTGAGGAAGCGGTGCATAGGGAAGTCTTCGAAGAGACGGGCGCAAGCATCGGAAATATGCAGTTCATCGGAGTCTATACCGTCCATGATGAAGTCAGGCCTTTTGTTAAAGGGGTCTATCTTGCTGAAGTGGCGGACATGTTCTTCAAATGCGAATATATGGAGACATATGGGCCGGCCCTGTACAAGGCGGTCGAAGACATACCCGAGGAGCGCCGGAGCTTCCTCCTCGATGATCCATGCATCGACTATCTGTATCAGAAGAGTCGGAATGAAGACCAATTCAAATAA
- the menD gene encoding 2-succinyl-5-enolpyruvyl-6-hydroxy-3-cyclohexene-1-carboxylic-acid synthase, protein MNPSDHQEALTYQVFTLMDLLQSYGVQEIVISPGSRSTPLALAAELHPDIHTHIHPDERSAGFFALGLAKLEHTPVGLICTSGTAAANYLPAIAEADLSHIPLVALTADRPHELRDVGAPQAINQQNMYRNYVRYYTELPIADVHESHPNLLETKVMQCVQYLKGAEMGPVHINVPIREPLMPDMTRTDYFFRSEKGMQQYSIVPDGDIHLEGHGIVLIGETVESLDCITPILDRENLTVIADPRQHIRRDMTGVITHQDLIFNSMDADQFDRLEREADFIVRIGEPLTSKATNKFLARTGIPQYVISEHQALKTFPVAPKEAYVGTISAIMKSIRFTSAGRGPKEWLTALDGRISRRIEKYISDYDDEGRFMYEIMRHTPAQRALFLSNSMPIRDGERYDLENTQRIYANRGANGIDGVVSTALGMAVKTPLTLVIGDIALYHDMNGLIMSKLEDIDINIIVFNNNGGGIFSFLPQNDNQEHFERLFGTPLDLDFKHAAALYNFNYMHTDKVEDITDGLMNRKGRNIIEIKTDRVANAASHQDLRRQIEDVVKSVEI, encoded by the coding sequence ATGAATCCATCAGATCATCAGGAAGCATTGACGTACCAGGTATTTACGCTCATGGATCTGCTGCAGTCCTACGGGGTGCAGGAGATCGTCATCAGCCCGGGCTCGCGTTCTACGCCGCTCGCCCTGGCAGCAGAGCTTCACCCGGACATCCACACACATATCCACCCGGATGAAAGGAGTGCGGGCTTCTTTGCTTTGGGGCTGGCCAAGCTGGAACATACTCCTGTAGGGCTCATATGCACTTCCGGTACGGCTGCGGCAAACTATCTGCCGGCAATCGCTGAAGCGGATCTCAGCCATATTCCACTCGTCGCACTGACTGCAGACCGGCCACACGAGCTCCGGGATGTGGGGGCGCCCCAGGCGATCAACCAACAGAACATGTACCGCAATTATGTACGGTATTATACTGAGCTTCCGATTGCGGATGTACATGAATCGCATCCGAATCTGCTCGAAACGAAAGTCATGCAGTGTGTGCAGTATCTCAAGGGGGCGGAAATGGGCCCGGTGCACATCAACGTGCCGATCAGGGAGCCGCTCATGCCCGACATGACACGCACGGACTACTTCTTCAGGTCCGAGAAAGGGATGCAGCAGTACAGTATTGTGCCGGATGGGGACATCCACCTTGAAGGCCACGGCATCGTCCTGATCGGGGAGACGGTCGAATCGCTCGATTGCATCACGCCGATCCTCGACCGGGAAAATCTGACTGTGATTGCAGACCCCCGCCAGCATATCCGCCGGGATATGACCGGGGTCATCACACATCAGGATCTGATCTTCAACAGCATGGATGCGGACCAGTTCGACCGTCTTGAGCGTGAAGCCGACTTCATCGTGCGCATCGGCGAGCCACTCACTTCAAAGGCGACCAATAAGTTTCTGGCGCGGACGGGGATACCGCAATATGTGATCAGCGAGCACCAGGCACTGAAGACTTTCCCTGTGGCTCCAAAGGAAGCATATGTGGGCACCATCAGTGCCATCATGAAGTCGATCAGATTCACTTCCGCTGGCCGCGGCCCCAAGGAATGGCTGACGGCGCTTGATGGAAGGATCAGCAGGAGGATCGAAAAATATATCTCAGACTATGATGATGAAGGCCGCTTCATGTATGAGATCATGAGGCATACACCGGCACAGCGTGCACTATTCCTCTCCAACAGCATGCCGATCAGGGACGGGGAACGCTATGATCTGGAGAATACACAGCGTATATATGCCAACCGGGGTGCAAACGGTATAGACGGCGTGGTCTCCACGGCGCTCGGCATGGCGGTGAAGACGCCGCTCACCCTCGTCATCGGGGACATTGCACTCTACCATGATATGAACGGCCTGATCATGTCGAAGCTTGAAGACATCGACATCAACATCATCGTCTTCAACAACAATGGCGGCGGAATATTCAGCTTCCTGCCCCAGAACGACAACCAGGAGCACTTCGAGCGGCTTTTCGGGACACCGCTGGACCTCGACTTCAAACATGCTGCAGCACTTTACAACTTCAACTACATGCATACGGATAAGGTCGAAGACATCACAGACGGTCTCATGAACCGCAAGGGACGCAACATCATAGAAATAAAGACGGACAGGGTGGCAAATGCCGCATCCCACCAGGATCTGCGCAGACAGATTGAAGATGTGGTGAAATCCGTTGAAATTTAA
- the pckA gene encoding phosphoenolpyruvate carboxykinase (ATP) — protein sequence MVNHSESIQNLVAKDTSHVQLSTAQLVEKSLKRGEGRLTETGALRAETGKYTGRSPKDRFIVEDGTSKDKVDWGEVNQPISEEVFDNLFTKVIDYLGQKEEVFVFNGYAGADEKTRLNLSVVTEFSWHSMFARTMFIRPETKEEALGMDAQFTIVSAPTFKADPETDGTKSEAFVIVSLEKGIILIGGTEYAGEMKKSIFSIMNYLLPEQGVMSMHCSANVGENKDVALFFGLSGTGKTTLSADAQRELIGDDEHGWNEDGVFNIEGGCYAKTINLSPEKEPEIFKAIKFGSVLENVALDDEGKPDYDDGSLTENTRAAYPLDHIDNARIPSVAGHPNTIIFLTADAFGVLPPISKLTREQAMYHFLSGFTSKLAGTERGITTPQPVFSTCFGSPFLPLHAKTYADMLGGLIDKHNVNVYLVNTGWSGGEYGVGKRMDLKYTRSMVRRAISGELALNAFEEDTAFGLSIPTSVAGVPKEILNPRNTWVSEEAYDEKALKLKEAFIENFKKFGTESEDIAKKGGFIL from the coding sequence ATGGTAAACCATTCCGAAAGCATTCAAAATCTGGTGGCTAAGGATACTTCGCATGTCCAGCTTTCCACTGCTCAGCTTGTTGAAAAGTCTTTGAAAAGGGGAGAAGGCAGATTGACGGAGACGGGTGCGCTCCGTGCTGAAACCGGAAAATATACCGGACGCAGCCCGAAGGACCGCTTCATCGTCGAAGATGGCACCTCAAAGGACAAGGTAGACTGGGGTGAGGTCAACCAGCCCATTTCCGAAGAAGTCTTCGACAACCTGTTCACGAAGGTCATCGACTACCTTGGACAGAAGGAGGAAGTCTTCGTCTTCAACGGCTATGCCGGTGCTGACGAGAAGACGCGCCTCAACCTCAGCGTGGTGACCGAGTTCAGCTGGCACAGCATGTTCGCACGCACGATGTTCATCCGTCCGGAAACGAAGGAAGAAGCCCTCGGCATGGATGCGCAGTTCACGATCGTTTCTGCACCGACCTTCAAGGCCGACCCGGAAACCGACGGCACGAAGTCGGAAGCATTCGTCATCGTATCCCTCGAGAAGGGCATCATCCTGATCGGCGGTACGGAGTATGCAGGAGAAATGAAGAAGTCCATCTTCTCCATCATGAACTACCTGCTGCCAGAACAGGGTGTAATGAGCATGCACTGCTCCGCCAACGTAGGGGAAAACAAGGACGTTGCCCTGTTCTTCGGCCTCTCCGGCACGGGCAAGACGACATTGTCTGCCGATGCACAGCGCGAACTCATCGGCGATGATGAGCATGGCTGGAATGAAGACGGTGTATTCAACATCGAAGGCGGCTGCTACGCGAAGACGATCAACCTCTCCCCCGAGAAGGAGCCTGAAATCTTCAAAGCGATCAAGTTCGGCTCCGTTCTGGAGAACGTCGCTCTCGACGATGAGGGAAAGCCGGACTATGATGATGGCTCCCTGACGGAAAACACACGTGCCGCCTACCCGCTCGACCATATCGATAATGCACGCATCCCATCCGTCGCCGGACATCCGAATACGATCATCTTCCTGACGGCAGATGCATTCGGTGTGCTGCCGCCAATCTCCAAGCTGACCAGGGAGCAGGCGATGTACCACTTCCTGAGCGGCTTCACTTCAAAGCTTGCCGGTACGGAACGCGGCATCACGACACCACAGCCTGTATTCTCGACATGCTTCGGTTCACCATTCCTGCCGCTGCATGCCAAGACATATGCAGATATGCTCGGCGGCCTGATCGACAAGCATAATGTGAATGTATACCTCGTCAACACCGGCTGGAGCGGCGGCGAATACGGTGTCGGCAAACGCATGGACCTCAAGTACACACGGTCCATGGTAAGACGTGCCATCAGTGGAGAACTCGCCCTCAATGCATTCGAGGAGGACACCGCATTCGGCCTCAGCATCCCGACTTCAGTTGCCGGTGTGCCGAAGGAAATACTGAACCCACGCAATACATGGGTGTCTGAGGAAGCTTACGATGAGAAGGCCCTTAAGCTCAAGGAAGCATTCATCGAAAACTTCAAGAAGTTCGGTACCGAATCCGAAGACATCGCCAAAAAGGGCGGATTCATCCTATAA
- the menB gene encoding 1,4-dihydroxy-2-naphthoyl-CoA synthase — translation MSRKWETIKEYREIKYEFYNGIAKVTINRPEVRNAFTPLTVTEMIDAFTRARDDQNVGVIVLAGEGDMAFCSGGDQKVRGHGGYVGEDEVPRLNVLDLQRLIRVIPKPVVAMVSGYAIGGGHVLHVVCDLTIAADNARFGQTGPKVGSFDAGYGAGYLARIVGHKKAREIWYLCRQYNADEALEMGLVNTVVPLDELEDETVQWCEEMMQHSPTALRMLKAGMNADTDGLAGLQQMAGDATLLYYTTDEAKEGREAFKEKRKPDFGQFPRFP, via the coding sequence ATGTCAAGAAAATGGGAAACAATCAAAGAATATAGAGAGATCAAGTATGAGTTCTACAACGGCATCGCCAAAGTGACGATCAACCGTCCGGAAGTACGGAATGCATTCACCCCGCTTACGGTCACTGAAATGATCGATGCCTTCACACGTGCGCGCGACGACCAGAATGTCGGGGTCATCGTCCTGGCTGGTGAAGGGGATATGGCGTTCTGCTCCGGCGGCGACCAGAAGGTGCGCGGCCATGGCGGCTATGTCGGTGAAGATGAGGTTCCTAGACTGAACGTACTGGATCTTCAGCGCCTCATCCGCGTCATCCCGAAACCTGTCGTAGCCATGGTATCCGGCTATGCAATCGGCGGCGGCCACGTCCTGCATGTCGTATGCGACCTGACGATCGCTGCAGATAATGCACGCTTCGGCCAGACCGGCCCTAAAGTCGGCTCCTTCGATGCCGGTTATGGCGCAGGCTATCTGGCACGTATCGTGGGCCACAAGAAGGCGCGCGAAATCTGGTACCTGTGCAGACAGTATAATGCGGATGAAGCACTCGAAATGGGTCTCGTGAATACGGTAGTCCCACTCGACGAGCTTGAAGACGAGACGGTCCAATGGTGTGAAGAGATGATGCAGCATTCACCTACAGCGCTGCGCATGCTGAAGGCGGGCATGAACGCAGACACGGATGGTCTTGCAGGCCTGCAGCAGATGGCAGGGGATGCAACACTGCTCTACTACACTACAGACGAAGCGAAAGAAGGCAGGGAAGCGTTCAAGGAAAAGAGGAAGCCTGACTTCGGACAGTTCCCAAGATTCCCATAA
- the menH gene encoding 2-succinyl-6-hydroxy-2,4-cyclohexadiene-1-carboxylate synthase produces MKFNHRFADDGKSRTLLLLHGFLSDMTSMDRVAGELSPHYNILAVDLPGFGGTPSAGIDYGMEDIAEGLRELLASLDLDQVDVLGYSMGGRAALSFIANHPECVGRAVLESTSPGIASENEREKRRSVDAARAAHINEDFKGFIAGWEDMGLFSSQQALSEKVREQQRLNRLSQQPEEAADSLVKYGTGVQPSYWEALRRIDCPVLLLAGKRDEKFVGINSRMSELLPDARLEIIDGAGHNIHMEAPQKFVTIVLDFLLGG; encoded by the coding sequence TTGAAATTTAACCACCGGTTCGCAGATGACGGCAAGAGCCGGACGCTTCTGCTGCTCCACGGCTTCCTGTCGGATATGACGAGCATGGACAGGGTGGCGGGAGAGCTGTCGCCCCACTACAATATCCTTGCGGTCGACCTTCCGGGCTTCGGGGGGACACCAAGCGCCGGCATCGACTACGGCATGGAGGACATTGCAGAGGGTCTCCGCGAGCTCCTCGCATCTTTGGACCTCGATCAGGTGGATGTACTCGGCTATTCGATGGGGGGCAGGGCAGCCCTCTCCTTCATTGCGAACCATCCCGAATGCGTCGGACGCGCCGTGCTGGAGAGCACTTCCCCGGGCATCGCTTCGGAGAATGAGCGGGAGAAGCGGCGGAGTGTGGATGCTGCCAGGGCAGCGCACATCAATGAAGACTTCAAAGGATTCATTGCCGGCTGGGAGGACATGGGATTGTTCAGCAGCCAGCAGGCACTGTCTGAAAAGGTGCGGGAGCAGCAGCGGCTAAACCGCCTTTCCCAGCAGCCGGAAGAAGCTGCGGACAGCCTGGTGAAGTACGGCACGGGCGTCCAGCCTTCCTATTGGGAGGCACTCCGGCGCATCGACTGTCCCGTCCTGCTGCTGGCAGGAAAACGGGATGAAAAGTTCGTAGGAATCAACTCCAGGATGTCGGAACTGCTCCCGGATGCCCGTCTTGAAATCATCGATGGGGCGGGGCACAACATTCATATGGAAGCACCACAAAAATTTGTTACAATAGTGTTAGATTTTCTATTAGGAGGATAA